A region from the Acyrthosiphon pisum isolate AL4f chromosome A1, pea_aphid_22Mar2018_4r6ur, whole genome shotgun sequence genome encodes:
- the LOC100162219 gene encoding 39S ribosomal protein L15, mitochondrial-like isoform X1, with the protein MTSFTNKYVLNLLRNLPRLSISNLRNNDGAVKKNKRGRAQHGGDKHGHGNKGSKARQNFMRPGYETGNTPFYMKFPREQYYKDHHVKRQYPPLSLTTLQKMIDLNRIDISKPIDLSVLCNTGLYNINPEDKHFGVNLIDEGADNFKAKINVEVQWASEPTIAAIERNGGVITTSFFDVNSLFILINPKKFFQRGEAIPRRMIPPDDAILYYSSAANRGYLADPEKISWERFVLAQKYGYKLPKIEDDPDYDMLVSRKDQRQIFYGLEPGWVVNLKDKVILKPIDPQLKEFYRS; encoded by the exons ATGACTTCtttcacaaataaatatgttttgaatttattgagaAATCTACCGAGACTCTCAATTTCTAACCTTCGAAATAATGATGGAGCCGTGAAAAaa aataaacgAGGCAGAGCCCAGCACGGAGGTGACAAACATGGTCATGGTAATAAAGGATCAAAAGCTAGGCAAAACTTTATGAGACCTGGATATGAGACAGGAAATACtccattttatatgaaatttcCTAGAGAACAATATTACAAGGATCATCA tgttaaaaGACAATATCCACCACTATCATTGACTACTTTACAAAAAATGATTGATTTGAATCGTATAGACATTTCAAAGCCCATTGATTTATCAGTACTCTGCAATACaggtttatataacattaatccAGAAGATAAACACTTTGGAGTAAATTTGATTGAtgaa ggAGCAGATAATTTCAAGGCAAAAATTAATGTAGAAGTTCAATGGGCCAGTGAACCTACAATTGCAGCCATAGAAAGAAATGGAGGAGTTATAACAACATCGTTTTTTGatgttaatagtttatttattttaataaatcctaAAAAGTTCTTCCAAAGAG gagaAGCAATACCCAGACGTATGATTCCCCCCGATGatgcaattttatattattcaagtgCAGCAAATCGTGGTTATTTGGCTGATCCTGAAAAAATATCTTGGGAACGTTTTGTTTTAGCTCAGAAATATGGATATAAACTTCCTAAAATTGAAGATGATCCAGATTATGACATGCTTGTCAGTAGGAAAGATCaaagacaaatattttatggtcTAGAACCTGGCTGGGTTGTTAATCTAAAGGATAAAGTTATACTAAAACCCATTGATCCACAACTTAAAGAGTTCTATagaagttaa
- the LOC100162219 gene encoding 39S ribosomal protein L15, mitochondrial-like isoform X2: MTPLGVIRNECLKCLNIDSYEYNIMKLKKNKRGRAQHGGDKHGHGNKGSKARQNFMRPGYETGNTPFYMKFPREQYYKDHHVKRQYPPLSLTTLQKMIDLNRIDISKPIDLSVLCNTGLYNINPEDKHFGVNLIDEGADNFKAKINVEVQWASEPTIAAIERNGGVITTSFFDVNSLFILINPKKFFQRGEAIPRRMIPPDDAILYYSSAANRGYLADPEKISWERFVLAQKYGYKLPKIEDDPDYDMLVSRKDQRQIFYGLEPGWVVNLKDKVILKPIDPQLKEFYRS, from the exons ATGACGCCATTAGGTGTCATCCGTaatgaatgtttaaaatgtttaaatatagatagttatgaatataatattatgaaattaaagaaA aataaacgAGGCAGAGCCCAGCACGGAGGTGACAAACATGGTCATGGTAATAAAGGATCAAAAGCTAGGCAAAACTTTATGAGACCTGGATATGAGACAGGAAATACtccattttatatgaaatttcCTAGAGAACAATATTACAAGGATCATCA tgttaaaaGACAATATCCACCACTATCATTGACTACTTTACAAAAAATGATTGATTTGAATCGTATAGACATTTCAAAGCCCATTGATTTATCAGTACTCTGCAATACaggtttatataacattaatccAGAAGATAAACACTTTGGAGTAAATTTGATTGAtgaa ggAGCAGATAATTTCAAGGCAAAAATTAATGTAGAAGTTCAATGGGCCAGTGAACCTACAATTGCAGCCATAGAAAGAAATGGAGGAGTTATAACAACATCGTTTTTTGatgttaatagtttatttattttaataaatcctaAAAAGTTCTTCCAAAGAG gagaAGCAATACCCAGACGTATGATTCCCCCCGATGatgcaattttatattattcaagtgCAGCAAATCGTGGTTATTTGGCTGATCCTGAAAAAATATCTTGGGAACGTTTTGTTTTAGCTCAGAAATATGGATATAAACTTCCTAAAATTGAAGATGATCCAGATTATGACATGCTTGTCAGTAGGAAAGATCaaagacaaatattttatggtcTAGAACCTGGCTGGGTTGTTAATCTAAAGGATAAAGTTATACTAAAACCCATTGATCCACAACTTAAAGAGTTCTATagaagttaa
- the LOC100160179 gene encoding syntaxin-7, protein MDSFYGNSYQSNGGEKDFQKLAQLIGTNIQKISQNVSSMNRMVNQLNTVQDATEVRKQLHQISHYTQQLSKDTSHNLKELSEIRSYSSQTDQRQLKIQKERLAESFTSALNAFQAIQRKAYDKENAELMKRTKASSSTGKLPPPPGSKYQNGYSNPNENQNDQAQLQILDEVNLQVVEQEQAIRQLENDISDVNQIFKELGTLVHNQGEIIDSIEANVQITNVSVQEATGQLRRATDYTNKLRKKRFYLLVICAVILIIITLTIVWGSK, encoded by the exons atggacAGCTTTTATGGAAATTCATATCAAAGCAATGGAGGCGAAAAAGATTTTCAGAAATTGGCTCAATTGATTGGCACTAATATCCAGAAAATATCACAAAATG TTTCATCCATGAATAGAATGGTAAACCAATTAAATACAGTTCAAGATGCTACAGAAGTTAGAAAACAATT GCATCAAATATCTCATTACACTCAACAGCTATCTAAAGATACTAGTCATAATTTAAAGGAACTTAGTGAAATACGATCATATTCTTCTCAAACAGATCAA AGacaattgaaaattcaaaaagaacGTTTAGCTGAATCGTTTACATCTGCTTTAAATGCATTCCAAGCCATTCAACGTAAAGCATACGACAAAGAAAATGCAGAGCTAATGAAACGTACAAAAGCATCTTCATCTACTGGAAAATTACCTCCACCACCTGGTTCTAAATATCAAAAtg GTTATTCAAACCCAAATGAAAACCAAAATGATCAAGCTCAGTTACAAATTTTGGATGAGGTAAATTTACAAGTAGTTGAACAAGAACAAGCTATTAGACAACTTGAG aATGACATAAGTGacgtaaatcaaatttttaaagaaCTTGGTACTTTAGTTCATAACCAAGGTGAAATTATTGATAGTATTGAAGCTAATGTACAAATTACTAATGTATCAGTTCAAGAAGCAACTGGTCAATTGAGACGAGCAACTGATTACAct aacaaGCTCAGGAAAAAAAGAttctatttattagttatttgtgctgtgatattaatcataattacatTGACCATTGTTTGGGGCTCTAAATAA